A segment of the Candidatus Zixiibacteriota bacterium genome:
GGCAACATAACTATTCAATCCGAGGATTACAGCACAATACATTTTATTGAGAGTTCCCCTGACTATTACTATCAATCGCGGTATAATATAGATACGAGGGTTGATTATATCCACCTGTTTGACGGCAACGGACTCTATTCCGATTTGATAGGGGGCCATAGCCAGGCGGCTGGTTATCCGGCTCTGGTTTGGGATTCCCTGGCGACGGTTGATCATTCTTATCCATGGAGCCAGGTTTCGGGTATTCCCTGTCCTTCCTATTTTAATCTGATACCGGATATCGCTGGTTTAGAAGTATTGTATACTTATGATTCACGAACGGATAATATTGAAACCGAAGGAATGCCTATAGCTTGGAAATCTCTCGGTGATGATTATCAGTATTTCTTCTTTGGCATGCCGCTATCGTTTTTTGACCGGGCCACCGCAGCGACTGTTATACAGACGGCCGTATCGGAATTGTTAACGGCTGAGATTGTGGGTTCTACTTCAATCTTACCGGAGAAGATAAATTCAGATGATTACGCTGATATAACGACGGCTCTATTGGGTGATTTAGCTCCGGGAAAGAGTGTCGAGGATATTGATATGAGTACGGTAACAGTTAACGGTGGTATTATTCCCTTATCAACGAGCATATTGATGGAACATCCCGATTATTTAGGAAGTGTTTTGCAATCGGATATTTCAACCGGGGATTTTCTATTATCATACGGTCGCAGCAGTGACAGCAGCAATTTTGGTTATATAGTTTCATGGCAGTTTGCCGGTGAATCAGATATTCAGACAGTCTACGGGACGGTCACGATAGTCGGTCAGCCTTATGTGAGTGGTGATGCAAATGGTGACGGTGGAGTCGATGTTGGCGATGCCGTCTTTATAATAGATCATGTCTTCAAGGGAGGTCCTGCGCCCGAACCTCTAATTGCCGGTGACACAAACTGTGATGGCCGGACTAATGTCGGCGACGCTGTATACATTGTTAACTATGTATTCAAAGGAGGGCCGGCACCGTATGCGGGGTGTGAGTAAAGTATATATATATGAGGGCCGGAAATGAAAAAGTCTTTTGGACTTATTGCATTTGGGGGCGTAACGCTTTTAAGATTAGGCATCATATATATACTTATAATTCCAACTAATCCAGTAATAGCGGAGAATAATACCAGCAGCGAAGGTAATTTTGAATCAGCTATTGGTTTTCCTGATTTTGAGGATTTTGTATTTTGCCGCAATAATATCAGACTATCTTTGACAAACTTCGGAGTTCTGGGCGCTGCAAACAGGATGATGAACCACCGGAGCTGTGAATATCCAGCAAATTCATATATTGAATATATGGCACATACCAATTTATGGGTTGGAGGAATAATTGGCGACGATACGGTAGTCTCGACGACAGGCGTTTATATGCCAGAGATACCCTTTATGACCACTGAATTTTGGCCTACTGGCTATATGACGAAGAGATCGAATATAAAAAGTGAACCGTACTATAGTAAGAATGCCGTTTCCGATCTTGATATAATTTGTACTTACACCGATACTCTATCAAACGCGATGCCTTTTTCTGCCCGCCCA
Coding sequences within it:
- a CDS encoding dockerin type I repeat-containing protein; this translates as GNITIQSEDYSTIHFIESSPDYYYQSRYNIDTRVDYIHLFDGNGLYSDLIGGHSQAAGYPALVWDSLATVDHSYPWSQVSGIPCPSYFNLIPDIAGLEVLYTYDSRTDNIETEGMPIAWKSLGDDYQYFFFGMPLSFFDRATAATVIQTAVSELLTAEIVGSTSILPEKINSDDYADITTALLGDLAPGKSVEDIDMSTVTVNGGIIPLSTSILMEHPDYLGSVLQSDISTGDFLLSYGRSSDSSNFGYIVSWQFAGESDIQTVYGTVTIVGQPYVSGDANGDGGVDVGDAVFIIDHVFKGGPAPEPLIAGDTNCDGRTNVGDAVYIVNYVFKGGPAPYAGCE